A genomic window from Pseudocitrobacter corydidari includes:
- a CDS encoding TolC family outer membrane protein, giving the protein MKKRDTVMLALSLPLFVTGSAHALTLEQAIKNTLNTHPEVSASINSRYSADYDLKAARGGYLPSLNLNAGTGWEQTDNATTRAANDHRRNLHRSESSLMLTQNVFNGFATTSEVARQKATVNSRAYGVSNSSETTALSAIQVYMDVLMRQQFVKLAEENLASHERIFDQINLRTQQGVGRQADYEQAEARLAQARNNLLTEQTNLEDARTNFFSITGSEAESLNQPAPVATPGTLEDARKVMLNNSPLLKLAESDVEATRQQYEASKSTFYPNVNIEAGRTMDNNIDGTRGHSQEWQAMLRMRYNLFNGGTDKANLTSNAYKLREAQDVRNNAQRQLTEELRLSWNALKNAQQQVPIAQQYADQSYKVRDAYRQQFSIGERTLLDLLDSENEVFTAQRRNIEMQYVELFSGYRIKARTGELLKSMSIQPPSASEATWVEDQQSLPDLK; this is encoded by the coding sequence ATGAAAAAGCGCGATACGGTTATGCTTGCTTTGTCGTTGCCATTATTTGTCACTGGCTCCGCGCACGCATTAACACTCGAACAAGCCATTAAGAACACTCTTAACACACATCCAGAAGTTAGCGCTTCAATCAATAGTCGATATTCAGCTGACTATGATTTGAAAGCCGCAAGAGGCGGATATCTCCCGTCATTAAATTTAAATGCCGGCACCGGCTGGGAGCAAACCGATAACGCCACCACCCGCGCGGCGAACGATCACCGCCGTAACCTGCACCGTAGCGAATCGTCACTGATGCTGACGCAAAACGTGTTCAACGGTTTTGCCACCACCAGCGAAGTGGCCCGCCAGAAAGCCACCGTTAACTCCCGCGCTTACGGGGTAAGCAACAGTAGCGAAACCACCGCGCTGAGCGCGATTCAGGTCTATATGGATGTCCTGATGCGCCAGCAGTTCGTCAAGCTGGCGGAAGAAAACCTTGCCAGCCATGAACGCATCTTTGATCAGATCAACCTGCGAACCCAACAAGGCGTAGGCCGTCAGGCTGATTACGAGCAGGCCGAAGCCCGTCTGGCCCAGGCGCGAAATAATCTGCTGACCGAGCAAACCAATCTGGAAGATGCGCGCACCAACTTCTTCAGTATCACCGGAAGCGAAGCCGAGTCGCTGAACCAGCCTGCACCGGTCGCCACACCGGGCACCCTCGAGGATGCGCGTAAAGTGATGCTGAACAACAGCCCGCTGCTGAAACTGGCCGAGTCGGATGTTGAAGCAACCCGCCAGCAGTATGAAGCGTCGAAATCCACTTTCTACCCGAATGTGAATATCGAGGCAGGCCGTACCATGGATAACAATATCGATGGCACCCGCGGCCACAGCCAGGAATGGCAGGCGATGTTGCGTATGCGCTACAACTTGTTTAATGGCGGGACGGATAAGGCAAATCTTACATCAAATGCTTATAAATTACGTGAAGCACAAGATGTACGAAATAATGCGCAGCGTCAATTAACGGAAGAATTACGTCTTTCGTGGAACGCATTAAAAAATGCGCAGCAGCAAGTTCCGATTGCGCAACAATATGCTGACCAAAGTTATAAAGTGCGTGACGCCTATCGCCAGCAATTCAGTATTGGCGAGCGTACGTTATTAGATTTGCTCGACAGTGAAAATGAAGTATTCACTGCGCAGCGCAGAAATATTGAAATGCAATACGTTGAATTATTTTCCGGCTATAGAATTAAAGCGCGTACGGGCGAATTACTGAAGTCAATGTCCATTCAACCGCCATCAGCCAGTGAGGCGACCTGGGTTGAGGATCAGCAGTCATTACCGGACCTGAAATAA